A genomic region of Glycine max cultivar Williams 82 chromosome 15, Glycine_max_v4.0, whole genome shotgun sequence contains the following coding sequences:
- the LOC100792046 gene encoding protein unc-45 homolog A, with product MAAPNRIERAHQMYRDGSYEEALGFYTEAIALAKTNPQKIALHSNRAACYLKLHDFKKAAEECTSVLELDHKHSGALMLRAQTLVTLKEYHSALFDVSRLLELNPSSEVYQNLQARLKTQLALAPIPESEEEFQEQEDEEPEVISQGENENEEMGEKYSSISNIRTDQKVELGKGIIIADCAPHETDLKFSSKQGRNQNHEPKKSIADAIAPKAPNRETTEQHSKGWQTIPKPKGHSALDYARWDSVEDDSSDDDDDDEDEESLPQYRFRVRTVGVRPVK from the exons ATGGCGGCGCCGAACAGGATCGAACGCGCCCACCAGATGTACCGCGACGGAAGTTACGAGGAGGCGTTAGGGTTCTACACGGAAGCAATCGCCTTGGCCAAGACCAACCCTCAGAAGATCGCTTTGCATAGCAACCGAGCCGCGTGCTATCTCAAGCTTCACGATTTCAAAAAG GCAGCAGAAGAGTGTACTTCAGTGCTTGAGCTTGATCACAAGCACAGTGGGGCATTGATGCTGCGGGCTCAAACGCTAGTTACCCTGAAGGAGTACCATTCAGCACTTTTTGATGTCAGCAGACTTTTAGAGTTGAATCCATCTTCAGAGGTTTATCAAAATCTTCAAGCTCGTTTGAAGACGCAATTG GCACTTGCTCCAATACCAGAATCAGAAGAGGAGTTTCAAGAACAGGAAGATGAGGAACCTGAGGTGATATCACaaggagaaaatgaaaatgaagagatggGAGAGAAATATTCATCGATTTCTAATATTAGGACAGATCAAAAGGTTGAGCTTGGCAAAGGTATTATTATTGCTGATTGTGCTCCCCATGAAACAGACCTCAAATTTTCATCCAAGCAAGGAAGAAACCAAAACCATGAGCCTAAGAAGTCCATAGCAGATGCTATAGCTCCTAAAGCACCAAACAGGGAAACAACAGAGCAACATTCAAAAGGGTGGCAAACAATTCCAAAACCAAAAGGACATTCAGCTCTAGACTATGCACGGTGGGACAGTGTTGAAGATGATTCTAGTGATGATGACGATGAcgatgaagatgaagaatctTTGCCTCAGTACCGATTTCGTGTAAGAACAGTTGGTGTCCGTCCTGTAAAGTGA
- the LOC100792573 gene encoding protein EPIDERMAL PATTERNING FACTOR 2, producing the protein MSTFSLGTPKFLLIVVFFMVVSISWSLRVIPNHASKLASLQKEKPTIRDKKEEVKEDNMGMELYPTGSTIPDCSHACGPCSPCKRVMVSFKCSIAESCPIVYRCTCKGKYYHVPSN; encoded by the exons ATGAGCACTTTCTCCCTTGGAACTCCCAAATTTTTGCTAATTGTGGTTTTCTTCATGGTGGTTTCTATTAGTTGGAGCCTTAGAGTGATCCCAAATCATG CTAGTAAGTTGGCCAGCTTGCAAAAAGAGAAACCAACCATTAGAGATAAAAAG GAAGAAGTAAAGGAGGACAACATGGGAATGGAACTCTACCCAACTGGCTCCACCATACCAGATTGTTCCCATGCATGTGGACCATGCTCTCCCTGCAAGAGGGTGATGGTGAGTTTCAAGTGCTCCATTGCAGAGTCTTGCCCCATAGTTTATCGATGCACTTGCAAAGGGAAATACTACCATGTACCCTCCAATTGA